A single region of the Bacteroides luhongzhouii genome encodes:
- the rpsJ gene encoding 30S ribosomal protein S10 — MSQKIRIKLKSYDHNLVDKSAEKIVRTVKATGAIVSGPIPLPTHKRIFTVNRSTFVNKKSREQFELSSYKRLIDIYSSTAKTVDALMKLELPSGVEVEIKV; from the coding sequence ATGAGTCAGAAAATTAGAATTAAATTGAAATCTTACGACCACAACTTGGTTGATAAATCAGCTGAGAAAATTGTAAGAACTGTAAAGGCTACAGGTGCTATTGTTAGCGGTCCAATACCTTTGCCTACGCATAAGCGTATCTTTACTGTGAACCGTTCGACTTTCGTAAACAAAAAGTCTCGTGAGCAATTTGAGCTCTCTTCTTATAAGAGATTGATCGACATCTATAGTTCAACAGCTAAGACAGTAGATGCTCTGATGAAGTTGGAATTGCCAAGTGGTGTGGAAGTAGAAATTAAAGTTTGA
- the rplD gene encoding 50S ribosomal protein L4, whose product MEVNVYNIKGEDTGRKVTLNESIFGIEPNDHAIYLDVKQFMANQRQGTHKSKERSEISGSTRKIGRQKGGGGARRGDMNSPVLVGGARVFGPKPRDYFFKLNKKVKTLARKSALSYKAQNDAIVVVEDFTFEAPKTKDFVAMTKNLKVSDKKLLVILPEANKNVYLSARNIEGANVQTISGLNTYRVLNAGVIVLTENSLKAIDNILI is encoded by the coding sequence ATGGAAGTTAACGTATATAACATTAAAGGTGAAGACACTGGGAGAAAGGTTACGTTAAACGAATCTATCTTCGGAATTGAGCCCAACGACCACGCTATCTATTTGGACGTAAAACAATTTATGGCTAATCAGCGTCAGGGTACTCATAAGTCAAAAGAAAGAAGTGAAATCAGTGGTTCAACTCGTAAGATCGGTCGTCAGAAAGGTGGCGGTGGAGCACGTCGTGGTGATATGAATTCACCGGTTCTTGTGGGAGGTGCCCGCGTTTTCGGTCCGAAACCAAGAGACTACTTCTTTAAGTTGAATAAAAAAGTTAAGACACTGGCTCGTAAGTCAGCTTTGTCTTATAAAGCTCAAAACGATGCAATCGTTGTCGTTGAGGATTTCACATTTGAAGCTCCTAAGACAAAAGATTTCGTTGCAATGACAAAAAATCTTAAAGTTTCCGATAAAAAGCTACTTGTGATTTTACCGGAAGCAAATAAAAACGTATATTTGTCAGCTCGTAACATCGAGGGTGCTAATGTGCAGACTATCTCAGGATTAAATACTTACAGAGTATTGAATGCTGGGGTTATTGTGCTTACAGAAAACTCTTTGAAGGCTATTGACAATATCTTAATTTAA
- the fusA gene encoding elongation factor G, whose translation MAKHDLHLTRNIGIMAHIDAGKTTTSERILFYTGLTHKIGEVHDGAATMDWMEQEQERGITITSAATTTRWKYAGDTYKINLIDTPGHVDFTAEVERSLRILDGAVAAYCAVGGVEPQSETVWRQADKYNVPRIAYVNKMDRSGADFFEVVRQMKDVLGANPCPIVVPIGAEESFKGLVDLIKMKAIYWHDETMGADYTVEEIPAELVDEANEWRDKMLEKVAEFDDALMEKYFDDPSTITEDEVLRALRNATVQMAVVPMLCGSSFKNKGVQTLLDYVCAFLPSPLDTENVIGTNPNTGAEEDRKPSDDEKTSALAFKIATDPYVGRLTFFRVYSGKIEAGSYIYNSRSGKKERVSRLFQMHSNKQNPVEVIGAGDIGAGVGFKDIHTGDTLCDETAPIVLESMDFPEPVIGIAVEPKTQKDMDKLSNGLAKLAEEDPTFTVKTDEQTGQTVISGMGELHLDIIIDRLKREFKVECNQGKPQVNYKEAITKTVDLREVYKKQSGGRGKFADIIVKIGPVDEDFKEGGLQFIDEVKGGNIPKEFIPAVQKGFTNAMKNGVLAGYPLDSLKVTLVDGSFHPVDSDQLSFEICAMQAYKNACAKAGPVLMEPIMKLEVVTPEENMGDVIGDLNKRRGQVEGMESSRSGARIVKAMVPLAEMFGYVTALRTITSGRATSSMTYSHHAQLSSSIAKAVLDEVKGRADLL comes from the coding sequence ATGGCTAAACATGATTTACATTTAACTCGTAATATCGGTATCATGGCTCACATTGATGCCGGAAAAACAACTACTTCTGAACGTATCCTGTTCTACACTGGGTTGACTCACAAAATTGGTGAAGTTCATGATGGTGCTGCTACTATGGACTGGATGGAACAGGAGCAAGAACGTGGTATCACTATTACATCTGCTGCTACAACAACAAGGTGGAAATATGCTGGTGATACTTATAAAATTAACTTAATTGACACTCCGGGACACGTTGACTTTACTGCAGAGGTGGAACGTTCATTGCGCATCCTTGATGGAGCTGTGGCTGCTTACTGTGCTGTTGGTGGCGTTGAGCCTCAATCGGAAACTGTATGGCGTCAGGCTGATAAATATAATGTTCCTCGTATTGCTTATGTAAATAAGATGGACCGCTCTGGTGCAGACTTTTTTGAGGTCGTTCGCCAGATGAAAGATGTCCTTGGAGCTAATCCATGTCCTATTGTTGTTCCTATCGGTGCTGAAGAGTCTTTCAAAGGTCTTGTTGATCTTATCAAAATGAAAGCTATCTATTGGCATGACGAAACAATGGGAGCGGATTATACTGTGGAAGAAATCCCTGCAGAACTTGTCGATGAAGCTAATGAATGGAGAGATAAGATGCTCGAAAAAGTAGCTGAATTTGATGATGCTTTGATGGAGAAATATTTCGATGATCCTTCTACTATTACTGAAGATGAAGTGTTGAGAGCTCTTCGCAATGCAACAGTTCAAATGGCTGTAGTTCCTATGCTTTGTGGATCTTCTTTTAAAAACAAAGGCGTTCAGACATTGCTTGATTATGTTTGTGCTTTCTTGCCTTCTCCACTTGATACAGAGAACGTAATAGGTACAAATCCTAATACGGGAGCTGAAGAAGATCGTAAGCCAAGTGATGATGAAAAAACATCAGCTTTGGCGTTTAAGATCGCAACTGACCCATATGTAGGTCGTTTGACTTTCTTCCGTGTTTATTCAGGTAAAATTGAGGCTGGATCTTATATTTACAACTCTCGTTCTGGTAAGAAAGAACGTGTTTCTCGTCTGTTCCAGATGCATTCTAATAAACAGAATCCGGTTGAAGTGATCGGTGCTGGTGATATAGGTGCAGGTGTAGGTTTCAAAGATATTCATACAGGGGATACTTTGTGTGATGAAACAGCTCCGATAGTTCTTGAATCTATGGACTTCCCGGAACCGGTTATTGGTATCGCTGTAGAACCCAAGACTCAGAAAGATATGGATAAACTGTCTAACGGTTTGGCTAAATTGGCTGAAGAGGATCCGACGTTTACAGTGAAAACTGATGAACAAACAGGACAGACTGTGATTTCTGGTATGGGCGAGTTGCACTTGGATATTATCATCGATCGTCTGAAGCGTGAGTTTAAAGTAGAGTGTAATCAAGGTAAACCACAGGTTAATTATAAGGAAGCTATCACTAAGACAGTTGATCTTCGTGAAGTGTATAAGAAACAGTCTGGTGGTCGTGGTAAATTTGCTGATATCATTGTTAAGATTGGTCCGGTTGATGAAGACTTTAAAGAAGGAGGTTTGCAGTTTATCGATGAAGTGAAGGGTGGTAATATTCCTAAGGAATTTATTCCTGCAGTTCAGAAAGGTTTCACAAATGCCATGAAGAATGGTGTTTTGGCTGGTTATCCGCTTGATTCATTGAAAGTTACTTTGGTTGATGGGTCATTCCACCCGGTTGACTCTGACCAGTTGTCATTCGAAATCTGTGCAATGCAAGCTTATAAGAATGCATGCGCTAAGGCAGGTCCTGTTTTGATGGAACCTATCATGAAACTGGAAGTTGTAACTCCGGAAGAAAATATGGGTGATGTTATCGGTGACTTGAATAAACGTCGTGGACAGGTTGAAGGTATGGAGTCTAGCCGTTCTGGTGCTCGTATTGTGAAAGCAATGGTTCCACTGGCAGAAATGTTTGGTTATGTAACGGCTTTACGTACTATCACTTCTGGTCGTGCAACTTCATCAATGACATACTCTCATCACGCTCAGCTTTCTTCTTCTATTGCTAAGGCTGTATTGGATGAAGTAAAAGGACGTGCTGATTTACTCTAA
- the rplC gene encoding 50S ribosomal protein L3 encodes MPGLLGKKIGMTSVFSADGKNVPCTVIEAGPCVVTQVKTVEKDGYAAVQLGFQDKKEKHTTKPLMGHFKRAGVTPKRHLAEFKEFETELNLGDTITVELFNDASFVDVVGTSKGKGFQGVVKRHGFGGVGQATHGQHNRARKPGSIGACSYPAKVFKGMRMGGQLGGDRVTVQNLQVLKVIADHNLLLIKGSIPGCKGSIVLIEK; translated from the coding sequence ATGCCAGGATTATTAGGAAAAAAAATCGGAATGACATCCGTTTTCAGTGCCGATGGTAAAAATGTACCATGCACTGTTATCGAAGCAGGTCCTTGTGTTGTTACTCAAGTTAAGACTGTAGAAAAAGATGGCTATGCAGCTGTTCAGTTGGGTTTCCAGGACAAAAAGGAAAAGCATACAACTAAACCGTTGATGGGACATTTTAAAAGAGCAGGAGTAACGCCGAAGAGACACTTGGCTGAGTTCAAAGAATTTGAAACAGAGTTGAATCTGGGTGATACCATTACTGTAGAACTGTTTAACGACGCTAGCTTTGTTGACGTTGTTGGTACTTCTAAAGGTAAAGGGTTTCAGGGTGTAGTAAAAAGACATGGTTTTGGTGGTGTGGGGCAAGCTACTCACGGTCAGCATAACCGCGCTCGTAAGCCGGGTTCTATCGGTGCTTGTTCTTACCCTGCAAAAGTATTCAAAGGAATGCGCATGGGTGGACAACTTGGAGGTGACAGAGTCACTGTACAAAACTTACAGGTATTAAAAGTAATCGCGGATCATAACCTTCTTTTGATTAAAGGTTCTATCCCGGGTTGCAAAGGTTCAATCGTATTAATTGAGAAATAA
- the rplW gene encoding 50S ribosomal protein L23, which produces MGIIIKPLVTEKMTAITDKLNRFGFVVRPEANKLEIKKEIEALYNVTVVDVNTVKYAGKNKSRYTKAGIINGRTNAFKKAIVTLKEGDTIDFYSNI; this is translated from the coding sequence ATGGGAATTATTATTAAACCGTTGGTGACAGAGAAAATGACTGCAATTACAGATAAGCTGAATCGTTTCGGCTTTGTTGTACGTCCTGAAGCTAACAAACTGGAAATTAAGAAGGAAATTGAAGCTCTTTATAATGTTACTGTAGTTGATGTGAATACTGTGAAGTATGCTGGCAAGAATAAGAGCCGTTATACCAAAGCAGGTATCATCAATGGTCGTACGAATGCTTTCAAAAAAGCAATCGTGACATTGAAAGAAGGAGATACTATTGATTTTTATAGCAATATTTAA